The following proteins are co-located in the Rippkaea orientalis PCC 8801 genome:
- the dapF gene encoding diaminopimelate epimerase has protein sequence MSIEFSKYQGLGNDFILIDNRSSHTPLVSPEQAIKMCDRHFGIGADGVIFVLPGTANTDYTMRIFNSDGSEPQMCGNGIRCLARFIAHLEGGETLGKTYQIDTLAGVISPRLEAQGQVKVDMGTPYLLAKEIPTTLGNSNDKVINHSLEVAGQTWLVTCVSMGNPHCITFVKDVWGIDLPTLGPQFEHHPGFPERTNTEFIEVVRRDYVKMRVWERGAGITLACGTGACASVVAGVLTNQCDRYCIVELPGGNLTIEWSEMDNRIYMTGPAELVFTGIYNL, from the coding sequence ATGAGTATTGAATTTAGTAAGTATCAGGGACTCGGTAACGATTTTATTTTGATTGATAATCGTTCTAGTCACACTCCTTTAGTGTCTCCAGAACAAGCGATAAAAATGTGCGATCGCCACTTTGGAATTGGGGCGGATGGGGTGATTTTTGTGTTACCAGGAACGGCGAATACTGACTACACCATGCGGATTTTTAATTCGGATGGTTCAGAACCACAAATGTGTGGGAATGGGATTCGTTGTTTAGCCCGTTTTATTGCCCATCTCGAAGGGGGAGAAACTCTTGGAAAAACCTATCAAATTGATACCTTAGCCGGGGTTATTTCTCCTCGTTTAGAAGCGCAAGGACAGGTTAAAGTAGACATGGGAACTCCCTATCTTTTAGCCAAGGAAATTCCAACGACTTTAGGCAATAGTAATGATAAGGTGATTAATCACTCTCTAGAAGTAGCCGGACAGACTTGGTTAGTCACCTGCGTTAGTATGGGAAATCCTCACTGTATCACCTTTGTTAAGGATGTTTGGGGGATTGATTTACCGACTCTTGGTCCTCAGTTTGAACATCATCCAGGGTTCCCTGAACGGACTAATACCGAATTTATTGAAGTGGTTCGTCGGGACTATGTTAAGATGCGCGTTTGGGAACGCGGGGCGGGAATTACCTTAGCTTGCGGAACGGGGGCTTGTGCATCGGTAGTGGCTGGCGTTTTGACGAATCAGTGCGATCGCTATTGTATCGTAGAATTGCCAGGGGGGAATCTCACGATTGAATGGTCGGAAATGGATAACCGAATTTATATGACGGGTCCTGCCGAATTAGTATTTACAGGGATTTATAATTTATAA
- a CDS encoding S-layer homology domain-containing protein → MSSSNFFVIIRYSTLISLLALLTACSGIQGLEGRFSPNPDLQKNSETSQGTQLQLPDNFPPEIPQYPQATLQEITQEITPEKGATRWTSADPIDQIQTFYQEQFQNEQWQIIEPFSPDATDKSLIAQKDDLRVRISLIPSDSTTELTLQYRQTNIAQSDDNSDFNSSPEPLITPTESSDFSDLDQVSEVLRPYIEDLARLGILTANNSDNNQFKPNQTITRREYARWLVNAKNKFYEKSPEKQIRLGVNNSQPAFSDVSSSDPDFGVIQGLAEAGLIPSRLTGNSSASLFRPNAPLTRSDLIAWKVPLDTGKGLPQASIDAIKETWGFQDTTQIDPQALRALYADFQSGEQGNVRRVFGYTTLFQPKKPVTRAQAAAALWYFGYQGDGLSAKDVLAMNKEPSTMNN, encoded by the coding sequence ATGTCCTCATCTAACTTTTTTGTGATCATTCGTTATAGTACTTTGATTTCCCTATTAGCCTTATTAACAGCTTGTAGCGGAATACAAGGTCTAGAAGGTCGATTTTCCCCTAATCCTGACTTACAAAAAAATTCCGAAACTTCCCAGGGGACTCAACTGCAACTTCCTGATAATTTTCCCCCAGAGATTCCCCAATATCCTCAAGCCACTTTACAGGAAATCACCCAAGAAATTACTCCAGAAAAAGGGGCAACTCGTTGGACTTCTGCTGATCCAATTGATCAGATACAAACCTTTTATCAAGAGCAATTTCAGAATGAACAATGGCAAATTATTGAACCTTTTTCTCCTGACGCAACTGATAAATCCTTAATTGCTCAAAAAGATGATCTAAGAGTGAGAATATCTCTTATTCCTTCGGATTCAACGACAGAATTGACCCTGCAATATAGACAAACAAATATAGCACAATCAGATGATAATTCTGACTTTAATTCGTCTCCTGAACCGTTAATTACTCCAACAGAAAGCAGTGATTTTTCTGATCTCGATCAAGTGTCAGAGGTATTGCGTCCTTACATTGAAGATTTGGCGAGATTAGGCATTTTAACAGCTAATAATTCAGACAATAATCAATTCAAACCCAACCAAACGATTACCCGTAGAGAATATGCCCGTTGGTTAGTCAATGCCAAGAATAAATTTTATGAAAAGTCTCCAGAAAAACAGATTCGATTAGGTGTCAACAATTCTCAACCTGCTTTCTCTGATGTCTCTTCTAGTGATCCCGATTTTGGGGTTATTCAAGGGTTAGCTGAAGCGGGATTAATTCCCTCTCGTTTAACGGGCAATAGTAGTGCTTCTCTTTTTCGTCCTAATGCCCCTTTAACGCGGTCTGATTTAATTGCGTGGAAAGTGCCTTTAGACACAGGAAAAGGCTTACCCCAAGCATCTATTGACGCTATTAAAGAGACTTGGGGATTTCAAGATACAACCCAAATTGATCCCCAAGCCTTACGCGCTTTATACGCTGATTTTCAAAGTGGAGAACAGGGAAATGTCCGACGAGTTTTTGGTTATACAACCCTTTTTCAACCGAAAAAACCGGTGACTCGTGCCCAAGCGGCGGCAGCTTTATGGTATTTTGGTTATCAAGGGGATGGACTGTCAGCTAAGGATGTTTTAGCTATGAATAAAGAACCATCAACCATGAATAATTAA
- a CDS encoding iron uptake porin, whose product MFQSLSRIVAITPGVLGLLLLVSPGAIASPELPVETTDSDRINPTEALGVLRNRPQLANPLNRSGQQQFNPSAAQVTSVSELRDVAPTDWAYEALRSLVERYGCIVGYPDRTFRGNRATSRWEFAAGLNACLNTIERLLQENVAVLREDIEKLKRLAQEFEAELAALGARVSNLESRVAYLEDHQFSTTTKLRGESIITVSAAWGERALDFREQDLFNQGLLEQRRIDDNAVIGHRTRYNFDTSFTGNDLLKTRFETGTIVDWSDPTGTNMARLGHDSDRNSKTFIDDVYYRFPSGGLTTWIGANSLDIDDIFDVGNPLLFAEESGALSRFLRYNPLTFRGSEGKGVGFNYKFNDIFTVRGLYLTDTGNNPAQGSGLFNGNYSTGGQLGVYPSDSLAFTFTYLHTYFRSGSSDITGSTGSYVEANNQSDQTGTGVARDPFLGAPTIRDSYGITANWRINQTFNLSAWGGYALARAQGSDASGNSRKGFGADIWAWSASLSVVDLGKEGAVLSVAGGSASNARRIDALTGDLAVPDQDTPYMVETQYRYPLSDNILLTPGVYVIINPDGNNGNNSIWVGALRTTFTF is encoded by the coding sequence ATGTTTCAAAGTTTGTCTCGAATTGTCGCAATAACCCCAGGAGTCTTAGGACTGTTGTTATTAGTGAGTCCAGGCGCAATTGCCTCTCCTGAACTCCCCGTAGAAACGACTGACTCTGATAGGATTAATCCCACAGAAGCGTTAGGAGTTCTGCGTAATCGTCCCCAACTGGCTAACCCTCTCAACCGAAGCGGACAACAACAGTTTAACCCCTCTGCTGCCCAAGTCACCAGTGTGTCTGAACTACGCGACGTTGCTCCGACCGACTGGGCCTATGAAGCCTTACGGAGTCTGGTAGAACGCTACGGCTGTATTGTAGGCTATCCCGATCGCACCTTCCGAGGCAACCGAGCGACCTCTCGTTGGGAATTTGCCGCCGGGTTGAATGCCTGTTTAAATACCATCGAAAGACTGCTACAGGAAAACGTCGCCGTTTTACGCGAAGATATCGAAAAATTAAAGCGATTAGCTCAAGAATTTGAAGCAGAATTAGCTGCTTTAGGCGCAAGAGTCAGTAACCTCGAAAGTCGCGTCGCTTACCTCGAAGACCATCAATTTTCCACCACCACCAAGCTACGGGGAGAAAGTATTATTACCGTTTCTGCTGCGTGGGGAGAACGAGCCCTCGACTTCCGAGAACAGGACTTATTCAACCAAGGATTACTCGAACAACGACGCATTGACGATAATGCCGTCATCGGTCATCGGACTCGCTATAACTTCGATACCAGTTTCACCGGAAATGACCTCCTCAAAACCCGCTTTGAAACCGGAACGATCGTTGATTGGTCTGATCCCACCGGGACAAATATGGCTCGTCTGGGACACGATTCTGATCGCAATTCTAAGACCTTTATTGATGACGTTTACTATCGTTTCCCTTCAGGGGGTTTAACCACTTGGATCGGGGCTAATTCCTTGGATATTGACGATATTTTCGATGTAGGCAACCCCCTCCTCTTCGCCGAAGAATCAGGGGCTCTCTCGCGCTTTCTGCGCTACAATCCGTTGACCTTTCGCGGGTCAGAAGGTAAGGGGGTTGGCTTTAACTACAAATTCAACGATATCTTCACCGTCCGAGGACTCTATCTGACCGATACGGGGAATAATCCAGCGCAAGGGAGCGGGTTATTTAACGGAAATTACAGCACAGGAGGTCAATTAGGGGTTTATCCTTCCGATAGCCTCGCCTTTACCTTTACCTACCTCCATACCTACTTCAGATCTGGAAGTTCCGATATTACTGGCAGTACTGGCAGTTACGTCGAAGCGAATAACCAAAGTGATCAAACCGGGACTGGGGTAGCTAGAGATCCCTTCTTAGGGGCTCCCACCATTCGGGATAGCTACGGCATTACCGCCAATTGGCGCATTAACCAGACCTTTAACCTCTCCGCTTGGGGTGGATATGCCTTAGCACGAGCTCAGGGGTCTGACGCTTCGGGGAATAGCCGTAAGGGGTTTGGGGCTGATATTTGGGCTTGGAGTGCCTCCTTATCTGTCGTGGATCTCGGTAAAGAGGGAGCCGTTTTGAGTGTGGCCGGAGGTTCTGCTAGTAATGCGCGGCGTATTGATGCCTTAACGGGAGATTTGGCCGTTCCTGACCAAGATACCCCCTATATGGTGGAAACTCAGTACCGTTATCCCCTCAGCGATAATATTCTGTTGACTCCGGGTGTCTATGTCATCATTAATCCCGATGGTAACAACGGCAATAATAGTATTTGGGTTGGAGCACTGCGGACAACGTTTACGTTTTAG